ggcggcggcggcggatACGCTTCACTGCTCTGCGGATACATTTGAGTGATTCCAcggtttttgtttcttttgtgtcTCAGCATAACATCTCTTCTCGAAAAGTCCTGGATACAGACAGGACATGTTGCCGGATACATGTTGTTCCAATGCGGACTTAATCGCAAATAAgccttattttctatttttgtgcTTTTTAAGCCCTCATTCATAAACTGCCTTCTAAATTAACCAATTAAAATGCAAGAAAGAGTAGCCAATGAAAACGTCTTTTTAATGCCTGGATGGCCAGTAAAAAGTCTGCTATTCTGACCAATCAGATGCAATTTTTGGTAACCAATTAGATGTTAGAAATAACATTCACTCGTATATCTACAAATTAACTTAGCGACTATTTCTTTCTATTTCCAGACGTCAAGCAGTCAACATGAAATTTTGTTGCCCCGAGTGTGATTACAAAACAGACAAAAAGAGCGAACTACTAAAACATCAGCGCTCTGACAATCACTTGGAAAAGTTCAACTGTAATATATGTGGAAAAGTATTCACAAGGAAGGATAATTTAGACAGACATGTTTACAAGCACCGAAACGAAAACAGTTTTCATTGCTCAGAAGGTGGATGTGCATTTAGCCGGGAAGACAATCTTTTCAGACATTTGCGAGACAAAGATCAAGTTGGTAGCGGTCGTAAGCGGGCAGGAACATCCACTTCAGAAGCATCAGCTCCAAAACATAGAAAACTTACTAATGCCAAGGAATACTACAATCTGCGTAAAGTCAACGAAaggataataaaaaagtttaggACCAAATCATCGACATACAAGGCCACATTCAAGAACTTGGAAGTTGTGGAATTACAAGACATTTTAACTACGTTACAGGCATTGTTTTCTTCCATATTTAATGAGGTTACAAAAGGGAGTAAGTCAAATTATCTCGTTCGAATTATTGTGCAAAGTCCAACATTGGATTACCCTATAGTTATTCCATTCGGACCTGTAACTGTCTTAACGGCTGATCGTTTTCTTCAGGAAGTGGAACGTGTTTTACAGTCAAATGAGGACTATGTTATCAATGAGAGTTTGGAGTTCGAAATAACATTAGTAGACATGCCAAGCGGTGGAACAAGAAAACGTTGCAAATTTGTGAACAATGACAGATTTTTACTGgaaaagaaatgtattattcgGATTAAAAACTCTGACAATTTATGCTGTGCAAGGGCCATAGTAACAGCAATGGCCAGAATTGATAAACATGAAAAGTGGGAGAGCATTAGAAAGGGTTACGAACCGCAGGGTGACCTAGCTAGAGCTTTACATAAAGCTGCAAGCGTGAAGGAAGGCCAGTGTGGAATAGAAGAAATCAAACAATTTCAAACAGTACTGGAGGGATACCAGCTACACGTTCTCTCTAAAGAACATTTTAATGCTATGATTTATACTGGAACAGAAgcggaaaacaaaatatatttatattatcacGAGGCCCATTACGATGTCATCACGTCAATGTCCGCGTTTTTGACACGAAATTACTTCTGCACTACGTGTAATAGAGGGTACGACCATAAAGACAAACATGCTTGTAACAACATCTGCTCTTCTTGCCGAAAAGTACACGAGAGGAATGATCTGGACGACTGGATACATTGCCAAATATGTAACAGATACTTTCAGGGAGAGGTGTGCTTTGATCTCCACGCAACGATTACCTATAAAGGTAATTCAATCTGTAAGACTTATTACAGGTGTGCTGAATGTAGTACGACAATCAACAGAAAAATGCATAAGAAAGAACACGTTTGCGGGGAACGATATTGTGACACTTGCAAAATCTTCGTCAGTGAAACGCATCAATGTTTTATGTTGCCTGAAGAAACCGCGGATGATATGCCAATGTCGATTGAAGAAGAACTTATAAATGATGAGGAAACTGCTAAAACGTTCATCTTCTTCGATTTTGAGTGCACACAAGAGAACATGGTAGCCTGTCGTAAAGGATATCTTCCCGACTCATCTGGAATTTGTTCCAACTGCAGCAAAACAATGTGTGGTTCTCTCGAGCATTTGCCCAACCTGTGTGTGGCTCACAaagtatgtacaaaatgtatacagcACGATGTCACCAACACAAGCCAATGTAACAACTGTggtaaaaatgaacatattttcaaAGGAAGCTTAGACGACTTTTGCTTGTGgctttttttcaaaagataattttaaaaccACAGTGATTTGTCATAACTTTCAAGGATATGACTCATATCCTATTCTTCAGTATCTATACCGAAATGCCATCGTTCCTAAGATTGTTCCAAATGGAGCAAAAGTGGTGAGTCTTGTTGTAGAGTCATGCAAGGTTAGAATGATTGATTCAATCAATTTTATACCCATGGCACTGGCAAAACTACCAGCTATGGTTGGCATTGAAGAATTGAAAAAGGGTTACTTCCCACACCTTTACAATCGAATGGAAAACCAAGGAGCAGTGCTTGATTGCTTACCAGATGTACAATATTACAACTACGACTCGATGAAGCCATCAGACAGAGAAGTATTCTTGAaatggtatgaagaaaacaaagaCAAGCTATTTAACTTTCAGTCGGAATTGTTGGAGTACTGTAGATCTGACGTAGATATACTTAGACGAGGTTGTTTAACCTTTCGGGATAACTTCATGAGCATAACAAACATGGATTCATTCGAGCAATGTATTACAATAGCCTCTGCGTGTAATTTAGTTTTTAGAACTAACTTTTTAGAACAAGATTCTATCGGCATTATTCCATATCACGGGTATAAACCGGAACAAATGCAATCAGTTAAAGCATTGCAGTGGATTAAATA
This is a stretch of genomic DNA from Mercenaria mercenaria strain notata chromosome 4, MADL_Memer_1, whole genome shotgun sequence. It encodes these proteins:
- the LOC123552381 gene encoding zinc finger protein 624-like, which gives rise to MKFCCPECDYKTDKKSELLKHQRSDNHLEKFNCNICGKVFTRKDNLDRHVYKHRNENSFHCSEGGCAFSREDNLFRHLRDKDQVGSGRKRAGTSTSEASAPKHRKLTNAKEYYNLRKVNERIIKKFRTKSSTYKATFKNLEVVELQDILTTLQALFSSIFNEVTKGSKSNYLVRIIVQSPTLDYPIVIPFGPVTVLTADRFLQEVERVLQSNEDYVINESLEFEITLVDMPSGGTRKRCKFVNNDRFLLEKKCIIRIKNSDNLCCARAIVTAMARIDKHEKWESIRKGYEPQGDLARALHKAASVKEGQCGIEEIKQFQTVLEGYQLHVLSKEHFNAMIYTGTEAENKIYLYYHEAHYDVITSMSAFLTRNYFCTTCNRGYDHKDKHACNNICSSCRKVHERNDLDDWIHCQICNRYFQGEVCFDLHATITYKGNSICKTYYRCAECSTTINRKMHKKEHVCGERYCDTCKIFVSETHQCFMLPEETADDMPMSIEEELINDEETAKTFIFFDFECTQENMVACRKGYLPDSSGICSNCSKTMCGSLEHLPNLCVAHKVCTKCIQHDVTNTSQCNNCGKNEHIFKGSLDDFCLWLFFKR